One Halobacterium wangiae genomic window, CCCTCCGGGGGCGTCACCTCGACGTCGAACTCGTCGCCGATGCCGCCGTCGTGGTTCCCGACGACGAGGGTCACCGGGACGGTGAGCGCGTCGAACAGGGCGTCGAGTTCCTCGTGCTCGGCGCCCACCGGTGTCGCGATGTCGTGGCCCAGGTCGCCGAGGAAGATGACGCGCTCGACGCGGTTCTCCTCGACGAGTCGGAGCAGGCGCTCGCGGCGCTGCGTGCTGCGACTCCGTACTTCGAGGCCCTCGCGACGGAGCGAGCGCTCGATGCCAGCGTGGTAGTCCGCGACCACGAGTGCACGCTCTCTGGACGCGTCGCTCCCCGTTCGCCCGTCCGCGGCCTCCACACTGTCGGCCGCGCGCTCACCGACGTCCGCCACGGCGGCGGGCGCGCCCGGTACTGGCTCGACGAGCGCCATCCGCTCAGATGGCCTTCAGGTGGTCGTCGCCGGACTCGTAGCAGCGCCCGCTCATCAGCGCCGACTGGATGGCGTCCTCGACCTCGCCCTCGTCGGCGTCGCGCTCGTCGGCCGCTGTGGCGATGACCTCCTCCCGGTTGGCACCGTCGCCGTCGTCGAGTTCCTCCATCAGTTCGACTACGTAGTCCTCGAGGTCGAGTTCCATCGACCCCGCCTCCGCGTCCTCCCTCTCGGAGGACGGCTCGTCGTAGGCGTCCTCGGTGAAGTCGTCGAGGTCGTCCGAGTCGTCCTCCTGGGACTCGTCGAACGCCTCGTCCTCGGCGTCGAAGTCACCGAGGTCGTCGTCTTCGTCGCCTGCTCCCTCCCCGTCGGTGGCCGGCGCCGCCTCGGTGTCAGCACCGGCGTCCGGTGCTGCTTCGGTCTCCGGTTCGGCACTGTCGAGGTCTGTCTCGCCGGACTCCGGGATCTCGTCGCCCGAGGAGAAACCGACGTCGTAGTTCTCCTCGACCTCCTGGCGCTCCTCCTCGGAGAGTTCGTACATCTCGCCGTCGCCCGACGCGGCGTCTGCTGGGGGTTTGGCGTCTGCCGCAGATTCGGCGTCTGCCGCGGATTCGGCGTCTGCCGCGGAATCGTCCGACTCCGTGCCCGTCGCCACCGTCTCGGTGGCCGTGCCCTCGTCGGTCGCCGTCGCGTCAGCGGCCGAGGATTCGGACGCCGCTTCCGCGTCCGTCTCCGTCGGTCCACTCTCGTCTGCTGTCGCTTCGACCGACGAGTCGGCCGTCTCGGCGTCCGGACCCTGGGCCTCGCTGGCCCCGGTTTCGGCAGTCTCGCTGTCGACAGTCTCGGCCCCGGCGGGTTCGTCCTCCGCAGGTTCAGGCTCGGCAGCCTCGGGTTCGGCAGGTTCGGTCTCTGCCGCCGCCACGTCGACGTCCTCGAGGTCCGCAGCGAAGTCCAGTGGCACCTCGCCACCCTCGTCCGGTGAGAGCGACAGTTCGCCCGCAGACTCCACGTCGCCGGAGACCACGCGCGCGGCGTCGAGGGCGAGGTCGCGGACCGCCGCGAGGTACGCCGGCGACGTGCCGTAGTGGTCGAGTGCGAGCGGGATTCCCGCGGCGAGTCCGTAGTCGACTCCGGCGGCTTCGAGCACCTGACGGAGGGTGTCGTCGCGCTCGACGCGCTGATAGGCTGCGGCCGCCGTGGCGACGCGGTCGACGGTCCGCTCGGCGGTCGTGACCACCCAGCGGTCGCGGGTGTCGGCGTCCACCTCGCTGACGGTCTCCGGCCGGATGGACGTGTAGACGACGTCCGAGTCGTCCGGCGAGAACGTGCGGGCCTTCCCCGTCACCGCGACGAACGACGGCGTCGCCGCCGATTCGAGGGCGGCAAGCGCCTCCGGCTGGTACTGACCGGCGTAGACGACGAACGCGCCGGTAGGGTCGACGACGCGGGCGCGCACGACGTCCTCGTTGACCTGTTCGACCTCCGTGAGCACGCCGACGACGAACAGGCGATTGACCCGCGCGCCGGTCGGCGTCACGACGTAGTTGGGCGCGCGCTCCTCGTCGCTCTCGGCGTAGCTGTAGTCGGCATCGTCGAACTCCGCCGCGAACAGTCGGTAGGCGACCTCGCGTCGGTTGATCTCCTCCGATTCGCTCATGCTCCCACCTCCTGGAGGAAGCGACGAGCACGCTCCGCCGGGTCGTCCTCGCTCTCGTCGAACTCGACGGTCTCGAGGTTTGCGCCGTACTCGTCGACCGAGAGGTGGCCGCGAACGCGGTACTCCTCGCCGACGAGTTTCTCGGCGATGGTGTCCGCAACGACCTCCTGGTCCATCGCGTCGCGTGCCTGCTGGCGGGCGTCCTCGATGCCGCCGCCGTACACCATCTCGGTGAGGTCGCGGTCGAGGACGGCCGTGACGGTCTCCGTACCGTCGTCGAGGATGGCCTTCACGCGCAGGTCGTCCTCACCGTCTACGTCGCCGTGCTGGCGGCACTGGCCCTTCTGGACGACGCGGCCGCACTCCGGACAGCGCTGGATGAGCCCGGAACCGTCCCGTACCTCGATGACGTTCCCGACGAGTTCCACGTCGTAGGCGCCGCCGCGCTCGACGGCCTCCCGGATTGTGAGTCGGGTCGGCCCGCCGACCTCGACGTCGCGGTCGAGCGTCGACACCGTCGAGAACTCCGAGACGTTCACCGACGGGACGCCCCGGAACTCCCGGACGTAGACGTCCTCGAGTCGCACCGAGGCGCCCTCGGTGAGTTCGTCGTGGGGGTTCCAGTCGGTGAACGGGAGGCGGGCGGACTCGTCGCCGAGCACGCCGCTCAGGATCTCCGTCTCGCCGTCCCGGCCGTCGATGGTGCGCGTCTCGACTTCGGTGACGCGAACCTCCACGTTGCGGCCGCGGTCGCCCGGCTGGAGGTCGGCGAGGTCGCGGTCTCCACCCACGTCGTACGGAATGTCGATGGCGTCTGCCGTACTGACAGACGAGGACTCCCCGAAGTTCAACTCGGGGTTGCCCTCCCACTCGCGGACGCTGGCGTTCCCGATGGTGACGGTGTCGCCCGGTTCGAGGCCGAAGTCCTCCCACGCCGTGTAGGAGATCGTCCCGGTCGCGTCGGCGACTTCGCCCTCCCGGATGACGTGGTCGTCGCCCTGGTAGCGAATCGAGCGCTGGCCGGCCGTTAGCACCGTCACAGTCACGGTGACGTTGCCGCTGTCCGGCCCGATGTCGGCGATGTCCGCGGCTGACGGGCCGCTGGACTGGCTCTCGCCCTCGTCGCCGAACTTCCGGCGGAGGCTCCGCTTGGCCTCCTCGACGGGGACGCTGTACTCCACGAGGTTCTGCAGGCTCTCTTTGACCTCCGCTTTGTCTACACCGAGGTCGGAGGCGAGCTCCTCGGCGTGATCGTCGATGTTCATGCGTGTTGAACTGAGGCATCCTGGGGTAAAAGAGTTCCCGCGAGCGGGCGCGCGGCCGACACTGTGGAGGCCGCGGACGGACGAGCGGGGAACGCAGAGGTCCGCGAACGCGCGCTCGGGAGCGAAACCGGTTTCCCGTCCCCGCCGCCTACCCCGGGTATGCACGTCGTCGTGAACGCCGCGATGAGCGCGGACGGCAAACTCTCCACGCGCCGCCGCGAGCAGGTCGCCATCAGCGGGCCCGAGGACTTCGACCGCGTGGACGCCCTCCGCGCCGAGGTGGACGCCGTGATGGTCGGCGTCGGTACCGTGCTCGCGGACAACCCCTCGCTCACGCTCGACGACGCCGACCGCATCCGCGAGCGCGAGGAGCGCGGCGAGTCGCCCCACCCCGCGAGAGTCGTCGCGGACTCGCACGCCCGTACGCCCCCCGACGCGAAGGTGCTCGACGGCACCGCCGAGACGTTCGTCTTGGTCGCCGAGGAGGAGCCACGAGGCCACCGGAAATCACTGGAGGAGGCCGGCGCGACCGTCGTCGTCGCGGGCGACAACCGCGTCTGGCTGCCCGACGCCCTCCCGCAACTGGAGTCCCACGGCGTCGAGCGCCTCATGGTCGAGGGCGGCGGCGAACTCATCTTCTCGCTGTTCGAGTCCGACCTCGTGGACGAACTGTCCGTCTACGTCGCGCCGACGATCATCGGCGGCCGGGACGCCCCGACACTCGCCGACGGCGAGGGCTTCGTCGGCGAGTTCCCGGAACTGGAACTAACCGACGTCGAGCGCGTGGACGACGGTGTACTGCTCCGGTACGACTGCTCGTAACGGCAGCGGTGCACCGTTTCCCTGGAAATCCTCTTGTTTGCGGGGGATGTCTCGTACGCCATGGGCGGAGCAGTTGTCGTCCGACGTGCCGAACCCGCCGACGGTGACGACATCTACCAGGTGATGCGTCGGAGCAGGCGGGAAGCGTTCGCCGGGCTACTACCCTCGTCTGCGCTCGACTGGGGACCGGAGGTTCCCGACGAGTTCCGGGAGTTCGTCCGGGCGACGGTCGCGGACGAGGAGAGCGCCTTGCTGGTCGCTGTCCGCGAGGAGACGGTCGTGGGACTCGCCGAACTCGTGTGGAACCCCGAGGGGACCCGGGACTTCGCCGGAGCGACGGACGCCGAGTTGAGAGCAATCCACGTTCGACCGGCCGAGTGGAACGAGGGAATCGGTACGAAGCTCCTTCGTGTCGCGATAGACGCGCTGCCGTCGCGTGTTTCTGGGGTTGCGCTGTGTGTTCTCGTGGAGAACGAGCGGGCCCGGACGTTCTACGAAGAACGAGGCTTCGAGCAGACGGGAACGGTCGTCACCACGCATGGCGACGACGACGTCACAGAGGCCGTCTACCACCGACCGCTACAGTAGGCAGTTCCGCTACACTACCCGCTGTCCCAGTCCGAACACTGCACAAGGGAACCGTACGGTCAGCTACTACTAGTGCTGGTGGCCGGTCGCTTCGCCGTAGGTCATGCCGAAGCGCTCCTCGAACTGGTCGAGGGTCGCCGTCTCGATGGCCTGGAGTTCCTCGCTCGGGTCGTCCTCGTTGTGGTGGACGACCATGTGTGCGCGCTGGGCGAACGCCATCAGCGCGATGTCCCCGACGACCTGCGCCTGGGAGTCGTCGTCCTCCTCGCTGAACAGTTCGACGAGTTCGGCGGGGAGCGTGAGTTCGTCGGCGTTGCCGTCGGCGTCCTCGATGGTGAACGTGGTCTCGTTCATGTGCCGACAGAGGACTGCCCGCCTAAAAGGGGTGTGGGTACGCGGCTACCGTTGCGAAGGATCGATGTTCAGTCGTCGGCAGGCGCCGCTTCGCTGCCCTCGTCGGTCGCCACCGCGGCCTCGCCTTCGAGGTACTCGTCGGCGTCGATAGCTGCCTTGCAGCCCATCCCGGCCGCAGTGACCGCCTGCTGGTAGTGGAAGTCGACGACGTCGCCCGCGCCGAAGATGCCCTCGACGTCGGTGTGGGTCTGGTGGCCGCCGTCGCCGCCCTTCGTCAGGATGTACCCCTCGTCGTCGAGCTCGACGCCGGTGTCCTGGAGGTACTCCGTGTTCGGCGTGTGGCCGATGGCGACGAAGAACGCGCCGACGGGTAGCGAGAACTCCTCGGTCTTCTCCGCGTCGAGTTTGGCCGTCGGGTGGCCCGCGGGGTGCTGGGCGAGTCTGACGCTCTCGACGCCATCCTCCTTCGACCCGGTGACCTCGAGCGCCTCCGTGTTCCACAGCACCTCGATGTCGCCCGCGTCGACGTGCTTCTGGACGCGGTCCTCCCAGTAGTCCTCCGCGCGGAGGTCCTCGCGGCGGTGGACGAGGTAGACAGTGTCCGCGAACTTCGTGAGGAACGTGGCCTCCTCGGCGGCCGCGTCGCCGCCTCCGACGACGACCATGTCCTCGCCCTTGAAGAACGCGCCGTCGCAGGTCGCACACGTCGAGACGCCGAAGCCCATCAGTTCGTCCTCGCCGGGGATGCCAAGCGTGCGCGCGCTGGCGCCGGAGGCCGCGATGACGGCGTCCGCGGTGTAGACGGTGCCGTCGGTCAGTTCGACCCGGAACGGGCGCACGGAGTCGTCGACGGACGCCACCATCCCGTGTTCGATGTCGGCGCCGAAGCGCTCGGCCTGTTCTTTCATCCGGTTGATGAGATCCGGCCCCGAGAGACCCTCCGGGAACCCGGGGTAGTTGTCCACTTCGGTGGTCAGCGTGAGTTGTCCGCCGGGTTCGTCGCCCTCGAACAGCAGCGGGTCGTTGTTCGAGCGGCCGGCGTAGATGCCCGCGGTCAGCGCCGCGATGCCGGTGCCCGTGATGATGAGTTTGCGGTGCTCCTCGACGTCCGACCCGCCGTCGGCGATGCCGAGTCGTTCGTCGAGTTCGCCGCGCTGGTCGAGTTCGCTGGTGTCGTCCCAGCCGCCGATCAGTTCGTCGTCGATGAACACCTCGGGGGCGGTCTCGCGGCCGTTCGCGCGCTCTTTCATCTCCGCGAACAGCTCCTTGTCGCCCGTGACGTTGTACGTCACGTAGTCGACGCCCTTCGAGTCGAAGAGCTCCTTGGCCTTCTCGCAGTACGGACAGTCGGTCTTCGTGTAGATCTCCACTGTCGGCTCGTCGCTCATACTCGTACTTCGACGACCACGGGGTTTGTAGATTGTGTTGGGCGAGCAGGGTGCCGCTTCGTGACACCCAAGCGCTTACGCCGCCACTCCACGCAGTGACGACTATGACCGCGGACCTCCACGAGAAGATGGACCGCTACGAGGGGTTGCTCACCGAGGCGCTGGACGAGGCCGAGTCGGTCCCGCCGTCGGGGACGCCGCTCGGCGAGGCGGCAGCCGAGTACGAGGAGATGGCGAGGTCGTACCTCGAGGACGGCCGGCACTTCCGGGAGCAGGCCGACCCCGTCAACGCGCTCGCCGCGTTCTCCTACGGGCACGCGTGGCTCGACGCGGGCGCGCGCATCGGTCTCTTCGACGTCCCCGAGTCCGGCCACCTGTTCACCGTCTAATCACCGACTTGGGAGGTTTTACGGTACTCCGCCGCGACGCCCCGACCAATGGAGGCTGCGCTCTGGTACGTGTTGACCGGGACGCGCGGCGGGCCCAACCGGGTCCGGCTGCTGCGTGCCGTCGACGAGCAGCCGCGCAACGCGAACCAGCTCGCAGAGGACCTGGAACTGGACTACAAGACAGTTCGCCACCACCTGGACGTGCTCGTCGAGCACGACATCGTGGCGTCCAGCGGCGACGACTACGGCGCCATCTACCTGCCGACCGAGCGGGTGCGGGCGAACTGGGACACCGTCGAGAGCATCCTCGAGGAGGTCGAATGATGGACGAAACTGGGCCGCGAACGGTCGAATTTGGGAAAGCGTATAACTGTCGGAGTTGCCAACGGTGGTGTAGATGACCGTCTGGGCCGACGTCTCGCGGGTCGCGATGGGGGTGAACGTGGTACTCCTCCTCGGGCTGTGTGCGATCTGGGCACGGAACTACCGTCGGTTCGGCTCGAAGCACACCCTCGGGCTGTTGCTGTTCGGCCTGCTGTTACTCGGGGAAAACGCCCTCGGACTCTACTACTTCATGATGCACGCGACGCTGGCTGGCTGGTTCGGCGGGCTGCCGGACCTCGCTGGCACCGCGCTCATGGCGCT contains:
- a CDS encoding metallophosphoesterase, with the protein product MALVEPVPGAPAAVADVGERAADSVEAADGRTGSDASRERALVVADYHAGIERSLRREGLEVRSRSTQRRERLLRLVEENRVERVIFLGDLGHDIATPVGAEHEELDALFDALTVPVTLVVGNHDGGIGDEFDVEVTPPEGARFGDVGFAHGHTWPSPEVLEAEAVCVGHEHPSVRLEDDVGGTRVERAWLRGPLVAAPFEEYHGHTIDAHGDLSVFPAFNDLSGGTWVNVEGQEFLAPFLPDGCPNAQLYLLDGTRLGQYDHV
- a CDS encoding Single-stranded DNA binding protein, whose amino-acid sequence is MNIDDHAEELASDLGVDKAEVKESLQNLVEYSVPVEEAKRSLRRKFGDEGESQSSGPSAADIADIGPDSGNVTVTVTVLTAGQRSIRYQGDDHVIREGEVADATGTISYTAWEDFGLEPGDTVTIGNASVREWEGNPELNFGESSSVSTADAIDIPYDVGGDRDLADLQPGDRGRNVEVRVTEVETRTIDGRDGETEILSGVLGDESARLPFTDWNPHDELTEGASVRLEDVYVREFRGVPSVNVSEFSTVSTLDRDVEVGGPTRLTIREAVERGGAYDVELVGNVIEVRDGSGLIQRCPECGRVVQKGQCRQHGDVDGEDDLRVKAILDDGTETVTAVLDRDLTEMVYGGGIEDARQQARDAMDQEVVADTIAEKLVGEEYRVRGHLSVDEYGANLETVEFDESEDDPAERARRFLQEVGA
- a CDS encoding 2,5-diamino-6-(ribosylamino)-4(3H)-pyrimidinone 5'-phosphate reductase; the protein is MHVVVNAAMSADGKLSTRRREQVAISGPEDFDRVDALRAEVDAVMVGVGTVLADNPSLTLDDADRIREREERGESPHPARVVADSHARTPPDAKVLDGTAETFVLVAEEEPRGHRKSLEEAGATVVVAGDNRVWLPDALPQLESHGVERLMVEGGGELIFSLFESDLVDELSVYVAPTIIGGRDAPTLADGEGFVGEFPELELTDVERVDDGVLLRYDCS
- a CDS encoding GNAT family N-acetyltransferase, giving the protein MGGAVVVRRAEPADGDDIYQVMRRSRREAFAGLLPSSALDWGPEVPDEFREFVRATVADEESALLVAVREETVVGLAELVWNPEGTRDFAGATDAELRAIHVRPAEWNEGIGTKLLRVAIDALPSRVSGVALCVLVENERARTFYEERGFEQTGTVVTTHGDDDVTEAVYHRPLQ
- a CDS encoding DUF7545 family protein encodes the protein MNETTFTIEDADGNADELTLPAELVELFSEEDDDSQAQVVGDIALMAFAQRAHMVVHHNEDDPSEELQAIETATLDQFEERFGMTYGEATGHQH
- a CDS encoding FAD-dependent oxidoreductase, with translation MSDEPTVEIYTKTDCPYCEKAKELFDSKGVDYVTYNVTGDKELFAEMKERANGRETAPEVFIDDELIGGWDDTSELDQRGELDERLGIADGGSDVEEHRKLIITGTGIAALTAGIYAGRSNNDPLLFEGDEPGGQLTLTTEVDNYPGFPEGLSGPDLINRMKEQAERFGADIEHGMVASVDDSVRPFRVELTDGTVYTADAVIAASGASARTLGIPGEDELMGFGVSTCATCDGAFFKGEDMVVVGGGDAAAEEATFLTKFADTVYLVHRREDLRAEDYWEDRVQKHVDAGDIEVLWNTEALEVTGSKEDGVESVRLAQHPAGHPTAKLDAEKTEEFSLPVGAFFVAIGHTPNTEYLQDTGVELDDEGYILTKGGDGGHQTHTDVEGIFGAGDVVDFHYQQAVTAAGMGCKAAIDADEYLEGEAAVATDEGSEAAPADD
- a CDS encoding DUF357 domain-containing protein; translated protein: MTADLHEKMDRYEGLLTEALDEAESVPPSGTPLGEAAAEYEEMARSYLEDGRHFREQADPVNALAAFSYGHAWLDAGARIGLFDVPESGHLFTV
- a CDS encoding ArsR/SmtB family transcription factor codes for the protein MEAALWYVLTGTRGGPNRVRLLRAVDEQPRNANQLAEDLELDYKTVRHHLDVLVEHDIVASSGDDYGAIYLPTERVRANWDTVESILEEVE